A genomic region of Leptotrichia hofstadii contains the following coding sequences:
- the rpoD gene encoding RNA polymerase sigma factor RpoD — translation MSDKKQNLKNSLANFIKQAREQKVVSYEEINSVLSIGFSTEKIDQLIKKLTDDGVQIVDTAREKEDLLKVPDSIEAIEKMEISDFEDSHDEFVESEIDDSEVDKLLQTDLLKMAESMDVDEPIKMYLREIGQIPLLSYEEEIDYAQRVLNGEEEAKQKLIESNLRLVVSIAKKHTNRGLKMLDLIQEGNMGLMKAVEKFEYEKGFKFSTYATWWIRQAITRAIADQGRTIRIPVHMIETINKIKKESRIILQETGKEPTAEELAEKLELPVEKVKSILEMNQDPISLETPVGSEEDSELGDFVEDDKFANPYDATTRVLLKEQLDEVLKTLNEREEMVLRYRYGLDDGSQKTLEEVGKIFNVTRERIRQIEVKALRKLRHPSRRKKLEDYRS, via the coding sequence ATGTCTGATAAAAAACAAAATTTAAAAAATAGTCTCGCAAATTTTATAAAACAGGCACGAGAGCAAAAAGTTGTAAGTTACGAAGAAATAAATTCTGTTTTATCTATCGGATTTTCAACTGAAAAAATTGATCAGTTAATAAAAAAATTGACTGATGACGGTGTTCAAATCGTAGATACTGCAAGGGAAAAGGAGGATTTGCTGAAAGTCCCTGATTCTATAGAAGCTATCGAAAAAATGGAAATATCAGATTTTGAAGATTCGCATGATGAATTTGTAGAGAGTGAAATCGACGATTCGGAAGTGGATAAATTATTACAGACAGATCTATTGAAAATGGCAGAAAGTATGGATGTGGATGAGCCGATTAAAATGTACTTGCGTGAAATCGGACAAATTCCATTACTTAGCTATGAAGAGGAAATTGACTACGCTCAAAGAGTTTTAAATGGAGAAGAGGAAGCAAAACAAAAATTAATTGAATCAAATTTAAGACTTGTTGTAAGTATTGCTAAAAAGCATACAAATCGTGGTTTAAAAATGCTGGATTTAATTCAAGAGGGAAATATGGGTCTTATGAAAGCCGTAGAAAAATTTGAATATGAAAAAGGATTCAAATTTTCAACTTATGCAACTTGGTGGATTAGACAGGCTATAACACGTGCAATTGCAGATCAAGGAAGAACAATAAGAATACCTGTTCATATGATTGAAACAATTAACAAAATCAAAAAGGAAAGCCGTATTATTTTACAGGAAACTGGAAAAGAGCCAACAGCTGAGGAATTAGCGGAAAAGCTGGAATTACCAGTAGAAAAGGTAAAAAGTATTTTGGAAATGAATCAGGATCCAATTTCACTTGAAACACCAGTTGGAAGTGAAGAAGACAGCGAACTTGGAGATTTTGTAGAAGATGATAAATTTGCAAATCCTTATGATGCAACAACAAGAGTTCTGTTAAAAGAACAGCTTGACGAAGTTTTAAAAACATTAAATGAGCGAGAAGAGATGGTACTCAGATATAGATATGGATTGGATGACGGTTCTCAAAAAACACTGGAGGAAGTTGGAAAAATATTTAATGTTACAAGAGAGCGAATCAGACAGATTGAGGTAAAAGCATTAAGAAAATTAAGACACCCAAGTAGAAGAAAAAAATTGGAAGATTACAGGAGCTAA
- the dnaG gene encoding DNA primase, whose translation MIYSEKEIQKLIDNLDIVQVIGEYVNLKKAGSDYKGLSPFKDEKTPSFTVSPVKNIFKDFSTQIGGNVISFYMKINDIGFLQAVEELSRKYNIPLKKSREYRTIDQEIERKKAVNREYYEIMNEAQIFFRENIEKYSEALEYMKERDFSLEEIRRFGIGFAPSFRDNLFQHLVKKEFPEEKIMSLGLAKRNETGEIYDSFRNRIIFPIYNVNAQIVGFGGRIIEKNTNLPKYLNSPDSPIFKKGNELFGIKHQGENIRKKGFAMLMEGYLDVLTAQKNGFESAVASLGTAFTEEQAQLLKKYTDKILISYDNDEAGKNAIIKAGYILKKYDFDVKCLVMDGNEKDPDEFLRKNGKKAFIEVVKKSEEIFDFLTKEASKDLDLNDISGKRKFIERLKPFFSNVTSNLNKNLYLQRLSANFEIDEFILAEELKNLSKKTSEGKKRKIYENQKVQYKKLKKDLYIELEEQTLMYILEFYRSEKEKCMELLSKGFSHPLFNELIEKLKAVEFDIMQLEKIDISEENREIITKLKLRADNDIKDKKIYFREIYSGWFEREIDEERQKTEEENDRIKKIELKKLLSKLKNINKISEIEKLYNEFILIRRPNYV comes from the coding sequence ATGATTTATAGTGAAAAAGAAATACAGAAACTGATTGACAATCTGGATATTGTTCAAGTAATCGGAGAATATGTAAATTTAAAAAAGGCAGGTTCAGATTATAAAGGGCTTTCTCCTTTTAAAGATGAAAAAACTCCTTCCTTTACAGTCAGCCCAGTGAAAAATATTTTTAAAGACTTTAGTACACAAATTGGCGGAAACGTAATTTCTTTTTATATGAAAATCAATGACATCGGTTTTCTTCAAGCTGTAGAAGAATTGTCGCGAAAATATAATATTCCACTCAAAAAAAGCAGGGAATACAGGACAATTGATCAGGAAATTGAGAGAAAAAAAGCTGTAAACAGGGAATATTATGAAATAATGAATGAAGCCCAGATATTTTTCAGGGAAAATATTGAAAAATATTCCGAAGCATTGGAATATATGAAGGAACGTGATTTTTCCCTTGAGGAAATAAGAAGATTTGGAATTGGTTTTGCCCCTAGTTTCCGTGATAACTTATTTCAGCATTTAGTAAAAAAGGAATTTCCAGAAGAGAAGATAATGTCGTTAGGACTTGCCAAAAGAAATGAAACTGGCGAGATTTATGATAGTTTCAGAAACAGGATAATTTTTCCAATTTATAATGTAAATGCTCAGATTGTAGGATTTGGAGGGCGTATAATTGAAAAAAATACCAATTTGCCTAAATATTTAAATTCTCCAGATTCTCCTATTTTTAAAAAAGGAAATGAGCTTTTTGGAATAAAGCATCAGGGAGAAAATATTAGGAAAAAAGGGTTTGCAATGCTGATGGAAGGCTATCTTGACGTATTGACAGCCCAGAAAAATGGTTTTGAAAGTGCAGTTGCAAGCCTTGGAACAGCATTTACTGAGGAACAGGCGCAGCTTTTAAAAAAATATACGGATAAAATACTGATTTCGTATGACAATGATGAAGCTGGAAAAAATGCCATAATAAAAGCAGGATATATTTTAAAGAAATATGATTTTGATGTAAAATGTCTAGTTATGGATGGAAATGAAAAGGATCCCGACGAGTTTCTAAGAAAAAATGGAAAGAAGGCGTTTATAGAAGTTGTAAAGAAATCGGAAGAAATTTTTGATTTTTTGACAAAGGAAGCTTCAAAAGATTTGGATTTGAATGATATAAGCGGTAAAAGAAAGTTCATTGAAAGATTAAAGCCATTTTTTTCAAATGTTACGAGCAATCTGAATAAAAATCTGTATTTACAGAGATTATCAGCTAATTTTGAAATTGATGAATTTATTTTAGCAGAGGAACTGAAAAATTTATCGAAGAAAACTTCCGAAGGGAAAAAGAGAAAAATCTATGAAAATCAGAAAGTTCAATATAAAAAATTAAAAAAAGACTTGTATATTGAGCTGGAAGAACAGACACTCATGTACATCCTGGAATTTTACAGATCTGAAAAGGAAAAGTGCATGGAACTGCTGAGCAAAGGATTTAGCCATCCGCTCTTTAATGAACTGATAGAAAAGTTAAAGGCTGTAGAGTTTGATATAATGCAGCTTGAAAAAATTGATATTAGTGAAGAAAACAGAGAAATCATTACAAAGCTGAAATTACGGGCAGATAATGATATCAAAGACAAGAAAATTTATTTTAGGGAAATTTATTCTGGATGGTTTGAGCGTGAAATAGACGAGGAAAGACAAAAAACTGAAGAGGAAAACGATAGAATCAAGAAAATTGAATTAAAAAAATTATTATCAAAGTTAAAAAATATTAATAAAATTAGTGAAATAGAAAAATTATATAACGAATTTATATTGATAAGGAGACCGAATTATGTCTGA
- the rpoZ gene encoding DNA-directed RNA polymerase subunit omega, with protein sequence MKKEKITIDELLTKIPNKYELAIVSGKIAKKEFAKGKQKSEIMDEVFKDIMEDEVEVVREINEEN encoded by the coding sequence ATGAAAAAAGAAAAAATAACGATAGATGAACTATTGACTAAAATACCTAATAAATATGAGCTTGCGATTGTTTCAGGAAAAATTGCGAAAAAGGAATTTGCTAAAGGGAAACAGAAATCAGAAATAATGGATGAAGTTTTTAAAGATATAATGGAAGATGAAGTGGAAGTAGTTCGTGAAATTAATGAGGAAAATTAA
- the gmk gene encoding guanylate kinase, with protein sequence MKGKLFIVSGPSGSGKSTVTKLVKDRLNIPLSISATTRQPRDGEIDGKDYFFLTKEIFEQKIKNDEFYEYANVHGNYYGTLKEVVESNLNKGLNVILEIDVQGALIAKEKKKDAVLVFFRTKDMETLEKRLRDRKTDTEEVIQTRLKNALKELEYEKKYDYTIINDDIEMSCQELINIINS encoded by the coding sequence ATGAAAGGAAAACTATTCATTGTTTCAGGGCCTTCAGGTTCAGGAAAATCAACAGTCACAAAATTAGTAAAAGATAGACTGAATATCCCGTTATCAATATCAGCTACAACTCGACAGCCAAGAGATGGAGAAATCGATGGCAAAGACTACTTTTTTTTAACTAAGGAAATATTTGAACAGAAAATAAAAAATGATGAATTTTATGAATATGCAAATGTTCATGGAAATTATTACGGCACATTGAAGGAAGTTGTGGAAAGTAACCTGAACAAAGGGCTGAATGTAATTCTGGAAATTGATGTGCAAGGAGCATTGATTGCGAAAGAAAAGAAAAAGGACGCTGTATTGGTGTTTTTTCGTACAAAGGATATGGAAACTCTTGAAAAAAGACTTCGTGACAGGAAGACTGATACGGAGGAAGTTATTCAGACACGTCTAAAAAACGCATTAAAAGAGCTGGAATATGAAAAAAAATACGATTATACTATAATAAATGATGATATTGAAATGTCTTGTCAAGAATTGATAAACATTATTAATTCATAA